One Streptomyces sp. RPA4-2 genomic window carries:
- a CDS encoding chitinase translates to MLISLAGRFSFRWVTLGRSLVTAALTVILSALFLAAPPAHAASGQISGLAGKCVDVAAANSANGTAIQLYDCNGTGAQSWSNSGDGTLRALGKCLDIVDRGTADGAAVQLWDCSGGANQQWVVTAAHDIVNPAANKCLDVRDNSSANGSRLQIWTCTGAANQKWNAPASGGGGTNPSGFVVSEAQFNQMFPGRNGFYTYSGLVQALSSYPGFANSGSDTVKKQEAAAFLANVNHETGGLVYVVEQNTANYPHYCDPGQSYGCPAGQAAYYGRGPIQLSWNFNYKAAGDALGIDLLGNPWRVEQDAAVAWKTGLWYWNTQSGPGSMTPHNAMVNQAGFGQTIRSINGSLECDGRNPAQVQSRVSAYQQFTAILGVAPGDNLYC, encoded by the coding sequence ATGCTCATCAGTCTTGCCGGACGCTTCTCCTTCAGATGGGTCACCCTGGGACGTTCCCTGGTGACAGCCGCCCTCACGGTGATCCTCTCCGCGCTGTTCCTCGCCGCGCCGCCCGCGCACGCCGCCAGTGGCCAGATCTCGGGGCTGGCCGGCAAATGCGTCGACGTGGCCGCCGCGAACAGCGCCAACGGCACCGCGATACAGCTCTACGACTGCAACGGGACCGGCGCGCAGAGCTGGTCCAACTCCGGAGACGGGACCCTGAGGGCGCTCGGGAAGTGCCTCGACATCGTCGACCGCGGCACCGCGGACGGAGCGGCGGTCCAGCTGTGGGACTGCTCCGGCGGCGCCAACCAGCAGTGGGTGGTCACCGCGGCCCACGACATCGTCAACCCCGCGGCCAACAAGTGTCTGGACGTCCGCGACAACAGCTCCGCGAACGGCAGCCGGCTGCAGATCTGGACCTGCACGGGCGCGGCCAACCAGAAGTGGAACGCCCCCGCGAGCGGCGGCGGCGGCACCAACCCGTCCGGGTTCGTCGTCAGTGAGGCGCAGTTCAACCAGATGTTCCCGGGCCGGAACGGCTTCTACACGTACAGCGGTCTCGTGCAGGCGCTGAGCTCCTACCCGGGGTTCGCGAACAGCGGGAGCGACACGGTCAAGAAGCAGGAGGCCGCGGCCTTCCTCGCCAACGTCAACCACGAGACCGGCGGACTGGTCTACGTGGTGGAGCAGAACACCGCCAACTACCCGCACTACTGCGACCCCGGTCAGTCCTACGGCTGCCCGGCGGGGCAGGCCGCGTACTACGGCAGGGGCCCGATCCAGCTCAGCTGGAACTTCAACTACAAGGCCGCCGGTGACGCCCTCGGCATCGACCTGCTGGGCAACCCGTGGCGGGTCGAGCAGGACGCGGCCGTCGCGTGGAAGACGGGGCTCTGGTACTGGAACACGCAGTCGGGCCCCGGCTCGATGACGCCGCACAACGCCATGGTCAACCAGGCCGGCTTCGGCCAGACGATCCGCTCCATCAACGGCTCGCTGGAGTGCGACGGACGCAACCCCGCGCAGGTGCAGAGCCGGGTGAGCGCGTACCAGCAGTTCACGGCGATCCTCGGGGTCGCCCCGGGCGACAACCTCTACTGCTGA
- a CDS encoding glycoside hydrolase family 13 protein — translation MIWWRDAVCYEIYPRSFADTDGDGTGDLPGITRHLDHIRDLGADAIWITPCYPSPLADGGYDIADHTAIADDLGTLEDFTTLTVGAHAMGLKVIVDVVPNHSSDAHPWFRAALAAGPGSAARERYLFRTGRGPGGAQPPNDWESAFGGPAWTRVPDGEWYLHLHAPEQPDFNWRDPHVRAEFSRVLRFWLDQGVDGFRIDVAHALFKAEGLPDAGPGQHQDPARNHLMPYYDQEELHPLYREWRTLLDTHPAPPGAVAPGERVLVAESAVFEPDRLARYVRADEMQQAFNFAFLEAPWRAPELRRVIDESLAATAAVDAPVTWVMSSHDAPRPATRLGSELRAGSAALLMLALPGAVYLYQGEELGLPQAHVPDDRIRDPLWRRSNGTDRGRDGARVPIPWSGDRPPYGFTTAPPEACWLPQPEGWGRYTVAAQREDPDSMLSLYRRALRLRRDHPVAAHGTLRWHSPADAPYLAFSRGGLTCVVNLGCAALDLDRLGFSGRPVLASTALPHLGELPVDACVWFSTASDGEDRHTDRP, via the coding sequence ATGATCTGGTGGCGCGACGCCGTCTGTTACGAGATATACCCCCGCTCGTTCGCCGACACCGACGGCGACGGGACCGGGGATCTGCCGGGCATCACCCGGCACCTGGACCACATCAGGGACCTCGGGGCGGACGCGATCTGGATCACGCCCTGCTATCCGTCGCCGCTGGCCGACGGCGGCTACGACATCGCCGACCACACCGCCATCGCCGACGACCTCGGTACCCTCGAGGACTTCACGACCCTCACGGTCGGTGCCCACGCCATGGGCCTCAAGGTCATCGTCGACGTGGTACCCAATCACAGTTCGGACGCCCATCCCTGGTTCCGTGCGGCACTGGCGGCCGGCCCCGGATCCGCGGCGCGCGAACGCTACCTCTTCCGGACCGGCCGGGGACCAGGCGGTGCCCAGCCGCCCAACGACTGGGAGTCGGCCTTCGGCGGCCCGGCCTGGACCCGGGTCCCCGACGGCGAGTGGTACCTCCATCTCCACGCGCCGGAGCAGCCCGACTTCAACTGGCGCGACCCCCACGTGCGTGCCGAGTTCTCCAGAGTCCTGCGCTTCTGGCTCGACCAGGGTGTCGACGGCTTCCGCATCGACGTGGCCCACGCCCTGTTCAAGGCCGAGGGCCTGCCCGACGCCGGGCCCGGACAGCATCAGGACCCCGCGCGCAACCACCTGATGCCGTACTACGACCAGGAGGAACTGCACCCCCTGTACCGGGAGTGGCGCACCCTGCTCGACACCCACCCCGCCCCGCCGGGCGCGGTGGCTCCCGGGGAGCGCGTGCTCGTCGCGGAGTCCGCGGTCTTCGAACCCGATCGTCTGGCCCGGTACGTTCGCGCGGACGAGATGCAGCAGGCCTTCAACTTCGCGTTTCTGGAGGCACCTTGGCGCGCACCGGAACTGCGCCGGGTGATCGACGAGTCGCTCGCCGCGACCGCGGCCGTCGACGCCCCCGTGACCTGGGTGATGTCGAGCCACGACGCGCCGCGGCCCGCGACGCGCCTGGGCAGTGAACTGCGCGCCGGATCGGCCGCCTTGCTGATGCTCGCCCTCCCCGGAGCCGTCTATCTCTATCAGGGGGAGGAGTTGGGCCTGCCGCAGGCGCACGTGCCCGATGACCGCATCAGGGACCCGCTGTGGCGCCGCTCCAACGGCACGGACCGAGGGCGCGACGGCGCACGCGTGCCGATCCCCTGGAGTGGAGACCGACCGCCGTACGGGTTCACCACGGCCCCGCCCGAGGCCTGCTGGCTTCCCCAGCCCGAGGGCTGGGGCCGGTACACCGTCGCCGCCCAGCGTGAGGACCCGGACTCCATGCTGTCCCTCTATCGGCGAGCCCTGCGGCTGCGACGGGACCACCCGGTCGCCGCTCACGGCACCCTGCGCTGGCACTCGCCGGCCGATGCGCCCTATCTCGCTTTCTCCCGGGGTGGGTTGACCTGTGTGGTGAACCTCGGCTGCGCCGCGCTGGACTTGGACCGGCTGGGATTCTCCGGGCGGCCGGTGCTGGCGAGCACGGCACTGCCGCACCTCGGGGAATTGCCGGTGGACGCGTGTGTGTGGTTCTCGACCGCCTCGGACGGCGAGGATCGCCACACGGACCGACCGTGA
- a CDS encoding Gfo/Idh/MocA family protein — protein MTAELGLGLVGCGAFGAYVLDAVAGLPGLRVTAVADADPARANALAQRHGATPCPDQDALLRRPDVDIVAVATPPATHAELSIAALRAGRHVFCEKPLATTARDAERVGEEASRAVGTLVVDHVLRYNPLLRAVQQLISEGLLDSPRRFLFENDAADEDLDVDHWFWDPEHSGGIFVEHGVHFFDAARALLGSEPQEVRATAVRRPGGPVDMVVADVVHPGGVLATHLHSFTHAHRCERQLMRLDHGFAESRITGWIPTHAVITAWTDDAGVRSWERLPVRSTELLHVPGFRPHADDSVSVTVHRDAGGAAPARGRGVTRAVPHRVDVALDLGGEERKPYVYAESVRAAMADLVRCAGTGGTPVADARAGVSAVAVAEAATRATVSGHTQQVLTVGERSRTA, from the coding sequence GTGACGGCGGAGCTGGGGCTCGGGCTGGTCGGCTGCGGCGCGTTCGGGGCGTATGTCCTGGACGCCGTGGCCGGCCTGCCGGGGCTGCGTGTCACGGCCGTGGCCGACGCCGACCCGGCGCGCGCGAACGCCCTTGCCCAGAGACACGGTGCCACGCCCTGCCCGGATCAGGACGCACTCCTGCGCCGCCCGGACGTCGACATCGTGGCCGTGGCCACTCCGCCCGCCACACACGCCGAGTTGTCGATCGCCGCCTTGCGCGCGGGCCGGCACGTCTTCTGCGAGAAGCCCCTGGCGACCACCGCACGGGACGCCGAGCGGGTGGGGGAGGAGGCGTCGCGCGCGGTCGGCACCCTCGTGGTGGACCACGTCCTGCGCTACAACCCGCTGCTGCGCGCTGTTCAACAGCTCATATCCGAGGGCCTGTTGGACAGCCCGCGGCGCTTCCTGTTCGAGAACGACGCCGCCGACGAGGATCTCGACGTCGACCACTGGTTCTGGGACCCGGAGCACAGCGGCGGCATCTTCGTCGAGCACGGCGTCCACTTCTTCGACGCGGCCCGGGCTCTGCTCGGGAGCGAGCCGCAGGAGGTGAGGGCGACAGCGGTACGACGTCCCGGCGGCCCGGTCGACATGGTCGTGGCGGACGTGGTGCACCCGGGCGGCGTCCTCGCCACACATCTGCACTCCTTCACCCATGCGCATCGCTGCGAGCGTCAACTGATGCGCCTGGACCACGGCTTCGCCGAGTCGCGCATCACCGGCTGGATCCCGACACACGCCGTCATCACGGCCTGGACGGACGATGCCGGTGTTCGGTCCTGGGAACGACTCCCCGTCAGATCGACCGAATTGCTGCATGTTCCCGGCTTCAGACCGCATGCGGACGACAGTGTGTCCGTCACGGTGCACCGGGACGCCGGGGGAGCGGCACCCGCCCGGGGCAGGGGCGTCACCCGGGCGGTCCCGCACCGCGTCGACGTGGCCTTGGACCTGGGCGGCGAGGAACGCAAGCCCTACGTCTACGCCGAGAGCGTGCGCGCGGCCATGGCGGACCTGGTGCGGTGTGCCGGGACCGGCGGCACACCGGTCGCCGACGCGCGTGCGGGAGTGAGCGCCGTCGCGGTCGCCGAGGCCGCCACGAGGGCGACGGTGAGCGGGCACACACAACAGGTGCTCACGGTGGGAGAACGGAGTCGTACGGCATGA
- a CDS encoding glycosidase has product MVMSPLAGQPYETEGVLNPASGRTPDGTLHLLPRLVAEGNVSRVGLAKVLFDEEGVPCGVERRGVVLAPDEGWERGKNNAGVEDPRVTWIPSLGRHVMSYVAYGPLGPKPALAVSTDLTEWTRLGPVQFAYQPDLDTDLNLFPNKDVVHFPEPVPGPGGEPSYAMLHRPMWDLGWFRPGEGVHLPAGLTDERPGIWISYVPVAEVEKDISALARPRHHKLVALSAHPWEDLKIGGGPAPIRVEEGWLLIHHGVSGTIDDPWVQNQNVSYAAGAMILDPADPSRVLARSTVPLMAPETEEERSGTVPNVVFPTAIEEVDGKLFVFYGMADAHIGVALLERTA; this is encoded by the coding sequence ATGGTGATGTCCCCCCTGGCCGGTCAGCCGTACGAGACGGAAGGTGTCCTCAACCCCGCCTCCGGCCGCACCCCCGACGGCACACTGCACCTGCTGCCCCGCCTGGTCGCGGAGGGCAACGTCTCACGCGTCGGCCTGGCGAAGGTCCTCTTCGACGAAGAGGGCGTTCCCTGCGGCGTCGAGCGGCGCGGTGTCGTCCTGGCCCCCGACGAGGGCTGGGAGCGGGGCAAGAACAACGCCGGCGTCGAGGACCCGCGCGTCACCTGGATCCCGAGCCTGGGCCGCCACGTCATGTCGTACGTCGCCTACGGACCGCTCGGCCCGAAGCCGGCCCTCGCCGTCTCCACCGACCTCACCGAATGGACCCGCCTGGGCCCCGTTCAGTTCGCCTACCAGCCCGATCTCGACACCGACCTCAACCTCTTCCCCAACAAGGACGTCGTCCACTTCCCCGAACCGGTCCCCGGACCGGGCGGCGAGCCGTCGTACGCCATGCTGCACCGTCCGATGTGGGACCTGGGCTGGTTCCGTCCCGGCGAGGGCGTCCACCTGCCGGCGGGCCTGACGGACGAACGGCCGGGCATCTGGATCTCCTACGTGCCCGTGGCCGAGGTGGAAAAGGACATCAGCGCACTGGCCCGTCCGCGCCACCACAAGCTCGTCGCGCTCTCCGCCCACCCGTGGGAGGACCTGAAGATCGGGGGCGGCCCGGCGCCGATCCGCGTCGAAGAGGGCTGGCTCCTCATCCACCACGGTGTCTCCGGCACCATCGACGACCCCTGGGTACAGAACCAGAACGTCTCCTACGCGGCGGGCGCCATGATTCTCGACCCGGCCGACCCCTCGCGGGTCCTGGCCCGCTCGACGGTGCCGCTGATGGCGCCGGAGACCGAGGAGGAGCGCTCCGGCACGGTGCCGAACGTCGTCTTCCCCACCGCGATCGAAGAGGTCGACGGCAAGCTGTTCGTCTTCTACGGCATGGCCGACGCGCACATCGGCGTCGCCCTGCTGGAACGCACGGCGTGA
- a CDS encoding carbohydrate ABC transporter permease, which yields MSTPTDHTRTATAPSTAAPETSSPATRGARTGRILQLTGLSLGAVAFLFPFYYMVVGSLKKTTTGDVSGALPGGFTTANYRAINGAISLGRSLLNSGIVTGGVLLCTLVFGVLAGYALARLTFRGRGTVFATLLLVQTIPFQLLMLPLYALVVRNYGLGDSYLGMMLPFAINSTAVFLFRQFFLQLPASLFEAARIDGASELRILWTIALPMARPALLTGVLLTFIGPWNEFLWPFLVTKNTDMQPLAVSLAGFLSNLQGTVANPTGALLAGACVLALPVVALFLVFQRHFTHTNIDSGVKG from the coding sequence ATGAGCACCCCCACCGACCACACCCGGACCGCGACCGCCCCTTCAACGGCCGCCCCGGAGACATCGAGCCCCGCGACCCGCGGAGCCCGGACCGGCCGCATACTGCAGCTGACCGGCCTGTCGCTCGGAGCGGTCGCCTTCCTCTTCCCCTTCTACTACATGGTCGTCGGCTCGCTCAAGAAGACGACCACCGGCGACGTGTCGGGCGCCCTGCCCGGTGGCTTCACCACCGCCAACTACCGGGCCATCAACGGCGCCATCTCGCTGGGCCGCTCGCTGCTGAACTCCGGCATCGTCACCGGCGGCGTACTGCTGTGCACACTGGTCTTCGGAGTGCTCGCCGGATACGCCCTCGCCCGACTCACCTTCCGCGGCCGCGGCACGGTGTTCGCCACCCTGCTGCTCGTCCAGACCATCCCGTTCCAACTGCTGATGCTGCCGCTGTACGCGCTGGTCGTCCGCAACTACGGCCTGGGCGACAGCTATCTCGGCATGATGCTGCCCTTCGCGATCAACTCGACCGCGGTGTTCCTCTTCCGTCAGTTCTTCCTGCAGCTGCCGGCCTCGCTCTTCGAGGCGGCGCGCATCGACGGCGCGAGCGAACTGCGCATCCTGTGGACGATCGCACTGCCCATGGCCCGTCCCGCGCTGCTCACCGGCGTCCTGCTGACGTTCATCGGCCCGTGGAACGAGTTCCTGTGGCCCTTCCTCGTCACCAAGAACACCGACATGCAGCCGCTGGCCGTCTCGCTCGCGGGATTCCTGTCCAACCTGCAGGGCACCGTCGCCAATCCGACCGGCGCGCTGCTGGCCGGGGCCTGCGTCCTGGCCCTCCCCGTGGTGGCGCTGTTCCTCGTGTTCCAGCGTCATTTCACCCACACCAACATCGACTCCGGAGTAAAGGGCTGA
- a CDS encoding carbohydrate ABC transporter permease, which yields MTLSHTNGPGRRGTSRIGALFAAPYVLFVLAVFAVPLGYTVWISFHRFYFTAPGAGVDSPWVGLSNYRDVFTDPVVGRAFLNILIFLVINVPLTVGLSLVLAAALNAKLPFRSFFRAAYYVPYVTASVALVAVWAFLFGSDGLVNHALGGLAPDPSWLVNTHLAMPMIAFFVTWKQLGFFVMLYLAALQNVSRELYEAAAVDGAGSVRRFFSITVPGVRPATTLVLIYAIITGANLFSEPYLLTGGGGPDHASVSPVLVMYQKGIEQGHPDFAAALGIVLMVFVLAISLLARKISERGE from the coding sequence ATGACACTCTCACACACCAACGGGCCCGGCCGGCGCGGTACTTCGCGGATCGGTGCCCTGTTCGCCGCACCCTACGTCCTGTTCGTTCTGGCCGTGTTCGCCGTGCCCCTGGGCTACACGGTGTGGATCTCCTTCCACCGGTTCTATTTCACCGCGCCCGGCGCGGGCGTGGACTCGCCCTGGGTCGGCCTGAGCAACTACCGGGACGTCTTCACCGACCCCGTCGTGGGCCGGGCCTTCCTCAACATCCTGATCTTCCTCGTGATCAACGTCCCGTTGACCGTGGGCCTTTCGCTGGTCCTGGCCGCCGCGCTCAACGCCAAGCTGCCGTTCCGCTCCTTCTTCCGGGCCGCCTACTACGTGCCCTACGTCACCGCCAGTGTCGCGCTCGTCGCCGTGTGGGCCTTCCTCTTCGGCTCGGACGGGCTGGTCAACCACGCACTCGGTGGCCTGGCGCCCGACCCGTCCTGGTTGGTCAACACACATCTGGCGATGCCGATGATCGCCTTCTTCGTCACCTGGAAGCAGCTCGGCTTCTTCGTGATGCTCTACCTGGCCGCGCTCCAGAACGTCAGCCGGGAACTGTACGAGGCGGCCGCCGTGGACGGCGCGGGAAGCGTGCGCCGGTTCTTCTCGATCACCGTTCCCGGTGTGCGCCCCGCCACCACGCTGGTCCTGATCTACGCGATCATCACGGGCGCCAACCTGTTCAGCGAGCCCTATCTGCTCACCGGAGGCGGCGGCCCGGACCACGCCTCGGTCTCGCCCGTGCTGGTCATGTACCAGAAGGGCATCGAGCAGGGGCACCCCGACTTCGCGGCCGCCCTCGGCATCGTCCTCATGGTGTTCGTGCTCGCCATCTCCCTGCTGGCCCGAAAGATCTCCGAGAGGGGCGAGTGA